The Cytobacillus sp. NJ13 sequence TATTCAAAAGTGGGAAATCCCAACGCAGAACTGTGTTCTTGCCCATATTACAACACAAATGCATGCCCTCAAAAAAGGAGCCCCTATAGCTCTTATGTTCCAAAGCCTTGCGGGGACACAGGCGGCAAATGATGATTTTGGAGTTTCAAAGGAAATTCTTGATGAAGCCTTTCAGCTGATGGCCACACAAGGCACATCTACTGGCCCGAATCAGCTATACTTTGAAACTGGCCAGGGATCGGAAGTATCGCTTGATGCCCATTTTGGAATAGATATGCAGACACTCGAAGCACGTACCTATGGATACGCCCGGCATTGGAAGCCGTTCATGGTTAATAATGTATCAGGTTTTATCGGGCCTGAGACAATTTATGACGGCAAACAGGTAATTCGTGCAGATCTCGAGGACCTGTTTATGGGGAAAATGCATGGACTTCCAATGGGGATAGCCCCTACATATACCAACCATATGCAGGCAGATCAAAATGATCAGGAAATCGCCGGTATGCTGACTGCTCTTGCCGGTGCGAATTTTTATATGGGCGTGCCTGGAGGAGACGACGTTATGCTAAGCTATCAGGATACCAGCTATCATGATGATGCAAGCTTAAGAGAAATGCTTGGGCTCCGCCCCCTTCGTGAATTCGAAATATGGCTTGTGAAAATGGGAATTATGGAAAATGGCAAACTAACCGAACGTGCGGGAGATCTATCTATTTTTAAGTAGGAAGGGGGAAAGACTAATGGATATTCAGACAATCGTAAAGCAGGTAATGGAAGAGCTCCAAAAAGAAGGGCAAATAAAAAGCCAGCATGTGGCAAAAGAATCTGCAGAATCAGAGGAATCAAATGTCCGTAATATCATTTACGAACAGATCAAACAAGTGGGTGTAGAACAGCCAGCCAATCGGGAAGAGATCGAGAAGGTGCAATCCATTACTCCAGCCAGAATTGGGATAGGACATACTGGAACACGAATGAAAACAAAGAATTACCTGGAATTCAGGATAGATCACGCAGCAGCCCAGGACGCAGTGTTTAAAGACGTTTCTGAGGATTTGCTGAAGGAATTAAAGCTGCCTGTGCTCTTTTCAAAATCTGAAACGATGGACCAATACTTAATGGACCTGGACAGCGGGAGACAACTCAATGATACATCCAGAAAATGGGCTGCAGAAAACCTTCCGAAAAATAAACAGGTTCAAATCATTGTATCGGATGGATTGAGTTCAACAGGTGTTGAGGCAAATATAAGAGATCTGCTGCCTGCGCTAGTCCAGGGTTTATCATCGAAAAATATAACCATTGGAAATCCAGTTTTTATTAAGCGGAGCAGAGTTTGGATTCAGGATGATTTAGCTTCTATTGTCAATTGTGATTGCGTCATTTCACTCATAGGAGAAAGGCCTGGATTGGCAACCGCTAAAAGCATTAGTGCCTACCTGATATACCAGCCTAATGAGGACACTGTCGAAGCAGATCGTACTGTTATCAGCAATATTCATGAGGGAGGTGTCCCCCCTGTTGAGGCGGGTGCCCATCTGGCCGATTTAATAGAGGTAATATTAAAGCATAAAGCCAGCGGTGTAAAATTAGCACAGCTTAAATAGTGTAGGAAGGCAGCAGGATTCCATTTTTTCCAGCTGCCTTTTCCATTCTCCAGGAGAATTCCATAACTGTACCATATTTCCTATTAAACAATCGAAAACGATGTTGACATTCTTCTGCATTCCCTATAATATTTTTATATATTCTGACACTTTTAAAAATTTATTGGGAGATCTCCGCCTATGCCAAACTTCTCAGTCGAAGAGTTATGCACTCTTCATACAAGTCTTTCAAAAATGGATGTCGAAAGAATTAAAGAGGTCTCTGCAAATCTTTCATTAATCGCCGATTTGAACCAGGCAAACGTTTTTGTTGATTGCCCTACTAAAGAAGGCAAACATGCGATAGTAGTAGCTGAAGCTGCCCCAAATACTGCTAAATCCGTTTATCAGAAGCCTGTAGCAGGCAAGTTCGCCTATGAAGCTTTTGAACCCGCCGTTTTATATACCCTGAGGACAGGGAAAAATATGTTTCTCAATCGCGCCTTAACACAGGAGGGCAAGACGGTGGAACAAAGCGTGGTGCCGATTAAAGGATCAGAGGACCGTGTCATCGGAGCGCTGATTATGGAGAAGGACATCAGTGAGAAGCTTCAGCGGCAGCTCAAAATGGAAGCGTTATCAGAAGCGACTGAAACCTTGAGCGGTATACTCATTGGCATGGCAGAAGATCGGCCGATCATTCCAGAGGTAATTGAGGAATCGCTATTCTTTATTGACAATGAAAATAAAGTTGTCTATAACAATCCTGCAGCAACCAATCTCATTCACGAAATTGGAAAGGAAAATTGCAGGCCCGGTGTTCCGCTGATTGATTGTTTTCCATGTATTCAAGAAATTCTTAACGAGCCGGAAGAGCTCCTTGTAAAAGAAATGAAAATGATGAATAAGGTATTCCGTGTTAAGAAAATAAGTCTTGATCTTGCCGGTAAGTCGAATGGAACCTTCATCATACTTAAAGATCTCACAGAGCTCAGGGAAAAGGAACGGGAGATTGCTGTTAAATCTGTGGCCATACGGGAAATCCATCACCGTGTTAAAAATAACCTGCAGACTGTTGCCAGCCTTTTGAGGCTTCAGATGAGAAGGGGTGTGCCGGAAGAAAGCAAGGTGCATTTCGTGGAAAGTCTGAACCGCATTTCAAGTATTGCTTCGGTGTATGAAATTATTCTCTCGAGCTCAAGTGTGGATGAAGTAGATATTTACAGCTTAATAGAGAAAGTTGGCAATATGCTGGTCCATGAAGCAAAACACGAGCAGAAAAAGATACATATTCAGTACAGGGGACCAAAGCTTTTAATCGACTCTGAAAAAGCTGTATCCCTGTCTCTGGTCATCAATGAACTTATACAGAATTGTGTAAAGCACGCATTTAAACATATGAATGAAGGGATAGTCGAAGTCTGTTTCGAATATTCCAATGACGAAATTAAGGTTGAAGTCATTGATAACGGTGAAGGGTATTCCCCGGAAGCAAAACCTTCTCTAGGCTTAGATATTGTGAAAATGATGATCGAGCATGATCTATCCGGTCATTTTTTAATCGAACGGGCTGAATCAGGGACCATTGCAGCTGTGCAATTTCCCTTTGAAAGGAAGGCGGAATAGCTGTGAAAAAAAGAATTATGGTTGTGGAGGATGAATCGATTGTCCGCATGGACTTAAGTTTGATGCTAATGGATGCTGGCTATGAAGTAGTTGCTGAGGCAGGCGATGGTGAAAGGGCGGTTGAGCTTGCTTTTTCATTAAAGCCTGATTTAATCCTGATGGATATCAAGATGCCTAATCTGAATGGACTAAAAGCAAGTGAAATCATTTCCAACAAAATCAATACACCCATCCTGATCCTTACAGCATACAGTCAGCGGGAATATATTGATAAAGCCAAACAGGCAAATATACTCGGCTACCTTGTTAAGCCTGTTAATGAAGCCAGTCTGATTCCTGCGGTTGAAATTGCCCTCAGGCAGGCAGAGAATGCAAATGCATTCCGGGAACAAGTGGAATCCATGAATCAAAAGTTAAATGAAAGAAAAATAGTTGAAAAAGCAAAAGGCATTTTAATGCAAAAGTTTAACATGCCTGAAGACGATGCTTTTAGAAAAATGCGAAAGATCAGCATGAACAAACAGGTTACACTGGAAAATGTGGCAAAGCGTATCATAGTAAAATATAACGCTTAATATCTTTTACAAGTGGATAGAACAGGCAAAGGTGCCATGCGTCTGCAACAGCTGACGTACGGCACCTTTTTGTCTTTTTACCTATTTTTATACTATCAAACTGCTATTTTATCCTATTTTCTTGTAAAGAAGCTGCAGGATTCCGTTAACATATAAAACTTTTTAGGGAGGGATTTATGATGGAAATGGTAGGTAAAATTGTTATTTACATTATCATGGCTTGTGCTGTAGCAGGAGCTTTTGCAGCCATCCGTAACAGTGATGAAGGGTTAGGCAAGCAATTTATGGAGGGGCTTCATGCTGTTGGCCACATTTTTGTCCCGGCTGCCGGGATCATGGCTTCCATTCCATATTTATCGTGGTTTATCGATAAGGTCTGCGGTCCATTTTTTGCTGCGATCGGGGCAGATCCTGCAATAGCTGCAACTGCCATATTGGCAACCGATATGGGCGGCTACCAGTTAGCTGAAGTGTTAAAGCAAACACAGGAAGGCTGGATTATGGCGATGATTGTCGGTTTTATGGCGGGTGCAACCATCGTTTTCTCCATACCGATGGGCCTGGCCATGCTTGATAAGAGAGACCATAAATATATGGCTCTTGGTGTGATGTCAGGCGTTCTGACCATTCCAATCGGTGCTTTCATTTCAAGTGTGATTATTGCGGTTTCCAGCTCAAGCTTCAGGGATTTCATTTCCACATCCGGTGAGGCAAAATATCAGTTCGCGCTCGGTTTGGGACAAATCTTATTGAATTTAAGTCCGCTTTTAATCTTTGTAGTCCTGATTGCACTGGGGTTATATTTCCTGCCGGATTTAATGATCAACGGGTTCATGTGGTTTGGACGTATTTTAGATGCGGGAATTAAGCTGGTTTTGGTCTTTTCTATCGTCGAAATTTTCACTGGATTATTCTCAACTGTATTTGGAGGCTGGGGCTTCCACCCAATCATGGCGGATTCGGAGGATCAGTTCCGGGCGCTTGAGACTGCCGGCTATATTGGAATCATGCTTGCAGGTGCATTTCCGATGGTCTATCTTCTGCAAAAGTATGCCGGCGGCCCTCTGGAGGCAATTGGCCGTAAGGTGGGATTAAGCAAGGAAGGCAGTGCAGGGATAGTTGCCACAATCGCTAACATCCTGGCCATGTTTAAATTGGTCAGAACAATGCCGCCTAAAGATAAAGTCATTAATATTTCCTTTGCAGTCTGTGCGGCCTTTTTGCTTGGTGACCATTTATCCTTTACAGCAAATTTCCAGCCAACATTAATCCTTCCAATTATAGCCGGTAAAATTTCTGCTGGGATCATCGGAATTGGTTTAGCGTACTGGCTATCTGTGCCTAAGGCTCTGGAATTGGAGAAAAAAGACCGTGAAGCTGGCATAATCGGAAAAGATGAATATTTAACAAAAGAAGAAAAAGTAAAAAAAGCAATATAAGCAGCATTCACCTGGGAGGGCCGAAGCAATGAATGAAGAAAAACAACGATTTATTCAAGAAT is a genomic window containing:
- a CDS encoding ethanolamine ammonia-lyase subunit EutB; protein product: MFTCKLKNETYQFRSIADVLAKASEEKSGDKMAGIAAGSSLERMAAKVVLSEITLKEIYENPVIAYDTDEVTRIIYDDLNLFIYKDIANWSVGELRNYILSHHTSTSDLFRISRGLTSEMISAAAKLMSSIDLVMASQKIRPTAHCNTTIGEPGRLAFRCQPNHPIDNPEGILASMKEGLSYGSGDAVIGVNPNNDSVESVSRILHMTHDFIQKWEIPTQNCVLAHITTQMHALKKGAPIALMFQSLAGTQAANDDFGVSKEILDEAFQLMATQGTSTGPNQLYFETGQGSEVSLDAHFGIDMQTLEARTYGYARHWKPFMVNNVSGFIGPETIYDGKQVIRADLEDLFMGKMHGLPMGIAPTYTNHMQADQNDQEIAGMLTALAGANFYMGVPGGDDVMLSYQDTSYHDDASLREMLGLRPLREFEIWLVKMGIMENGKLTERAGDLSIFK
- a CDS encoding sensor histidine kinase, which gives rise to MPNFSVEELCTLHTSLSKMDVERIKEVSANLSLIADLNQANVFVDCPTKEGKHAIVVAEAAPNTAKSVYQKPVAGKFAYEAFEPAVLYTLRTGKNMFLNRALTQEGKTVEQSVVPIKGSEDRVIGALIMEKDISEKLQRQLKMEALSEATETLSGILIGMAEDRPIIPEVIEESLFFIDNENKVVYNNPAATNLIHEIGKENCRPGVPLIDCFPCIQEILNEPEELLVKEMKMMNKVFRVKKISLDLAGKSNGTFIILKDLTELREKEREIAVKSVAIREIHHRVKNNLQTVASLLRLQMRRGVPEESKVHFVESLNRISSIASVYEIILSSSSVDEVDIYSLIEKVGNMLVHEAKHEQKKIHIQYRGPKLLIDSEKAVSLSLVINELIQNCVKHAFKHMNEGIVEVCFEYSNDEIKVEVIDNGEGYSPEAKPSLGLDIVKMMIEHDLSGHFLIERAESGTIAAVQFPFERKAE
- a CDS encoding response regulator, encoding MKKRIMVVEDESIVRMDLSLMLMDAGYEVVAEAGDGERAVELAFSLKPDLILMDIKMPNLNGLKASEIISNKINTPILILTAYSQREYIDKAKQANILGYLVKPVNEASLIPAVEIALRQAENANAFREQVESMNQKLNERKIVEKAKGILMQKFNMPEDDAFRKMRKISMNKQVTLENVAKRIIVKYNA
- the eutH gene encoding ethanolamine utilization protein EutH, with protein sequence MEMVGKIVIYIIMACAVAGAFAAIRNSDEGLGKQFMEGLHAVGHIFVPAAGIMASIPYLSWFIDKVCGPFFAAIGADPAIAATAILATDMGGYQLAEVLKQTQEGWIMAMIVGFMAGATIVFSIPMGLAMLDKRDHKYMALGVMSGVLTIPIGAFISSVIIAVSSSSFRDFISTSGEAKYQFALGLGQILLNLSPLLIFVVLIALGLYFLPDLMINGFMWFGRILDAGIKLVLVFSIVEIFTGLFSTVFGGWGFHPIMADSEDQFRALETAGYIGIMLAGAFPMVYLLQKYAGGPLEAIGRKVGLSKEGSAGIVATIANILAMFKLVRTMPPKDKVINISFAVCAAFLLGDHLSFTANFQPTLILPIIAGKISAGIIGIGLAYWLSVPKALELEKKDREAGIIGKDEYLTKEEKVKKAI
- the eutC gene encoding ethanolamine ammonia-lyase subunit EutC: MDIQTIVKQVMEELQKEGQIKSQHVAKESAESEESNVRNIIYEQIKQVGVEQPANREEIEKVQSITPARIGIGHTGTRMKTKNYLEFRIDHAAAQDAVFKDVSEDLLKELKLPVLFSKSETMDQYLMDLDSGRQLNDTSRKWAAENLPKNKQVQIIVSDGLSSTGVEANIRDLLPALVQGLSSKNITIGNPVFIKRSRVWIQDDLASIVNCDCVISLIGERPGLATAKSISAYLIYQPNEDTVEADRTVISNIHEGGVPPVEAGAHLADLIEVILKHKASGVKLAQLK